One genomic window of Comamonas serinivorans includes the following:
- a CDS encoding DMT family transporter, giving the protein MSALTGRTALLLTLPPLFWAGNAVVGRMLASQVSPISLNFMRWLLAGLVLLPLAGWVLKPGSGLWTHWRRFSLLGLLGVGCYNAFQYLALRTSSPVNVTLVASSMPLWMMLIGRLFFQARITRRQLASAALSITGVLFVLSRGQWSQLLALKLVPGDLYILVAAACWAGYSWLLVQRREPEAIRGDWAAMLLGQIVFGLMWSGAASGLEWAAGQGQWHWNTGVLAAMAFLVVCPSVLAYACWGKGVELAGPTLASFFTNLTPVFAAILSTLVLGDPPRWYHVVAFAFIVCGIALSARR; this is encoded by the coding sequence ATGTCCGCTCTCACTGGTCGAACCGCCCTGCTGCTGACCTTGCCGCCCCTGTTCTGGGCCGGCAACGCGGTGGTCGGGCGGATGCTGGCGTCCCAGGTCTCGCCCATCAGCCTGAACTTCATGCGCTGGCTGCTGGCCGGCCTGGTGTTGCTGCCGCTGGCCGGCTGGGTGCTGAAACCCGGCAGCGGCCTGTGGACCCACTGGCGGCGCTTCTCGCTGCTGGGGCTGCTCGGCGTGGGCTGCTACAACGCTTTTCAATACCTGGCCCTGCGCACCTCCAGCCCTGTCAACGTGACGCTGGTGGCGTCCAGCATGCCGCTGTGGATGATGCTGATCGGCCGCCTGTTCTTCCAGGCCCGCATCACGCGCCGCCAGCTGGCGAGCGCGGCGCTGTCCATCACGGGCGTGCTGTTCGTGCTCTCGCGCGGGCAGTGGTCGCAGCTGCTGGCGCTCAAGCTGGTGCCGGGCGACCTCTACATCCTGGTGGCGGCCGCCTGCTGGGCCGGCTACAGCTGGTTGCTGGTGCAGCGGCGCGAGCCAGAGGCCATCCGCGGCGACTGGGCCGCCATGCTGCTGGGCCAGATCGTGTTCGGCCTGATGTGGTCGGGCGCCGCCAGCGGGCTGGAATGGGCCGCGGGCCAGGGCCAGTGGCATTGGAACACCGGCGTGCTGGCCGCGATGGCCTTCCTGGTGGTCTGCCCCTCGGTGCTGGCCTACGCCTGCTGGGGCAAGGGCGTGGAACTGGCCGGCCCGACGCTGGCCAGCTTCTTCACCAACCTGACGCCGGTGTTCGCGGCCATCCTGTCCACGCTGGTGCTGGGCGATCCACCGCGCTGGTACCACGTGGTGGCCTTTGCCTTCATCGTGTGCGGCATCGCGCTCTCGGCGCGGCGCTGA
- a CDS encoding acetyl-CoA C-acetyltransferase yields the protein MAAEAYIVAATRTAGGRRNGRVSGWHPADMSGLVINELLKRVDADPALIEDVIWGCVGQAGQQAVNIARNSVLSSNLPLTVPGTSIDRQCGSSQQALHFAAQAVMSGTMDIVIAGGVESMSRVPMGLASILPAKEGLGTYTSEAMGERFGNVKFSQFTGAEMIAKKHGFSKDEMDAFALISHKRAKAATESGKFTKEILPIDVRMADGTRTGEQHTVDEGIRMDATIESIAGVKLISEDGRLTAATSSQICDGASGVMVVNEQGLKTLGVKPLARIHHMSVLGDDPVIMLEAPIPATQRALKKAGLSLNDIDLYEVNEAFASVPMAWAKVLGADPQRLNVNGGAIALGHPLGGSGTKLMTTLVHALHEYGKRYGLQTMCEGGGMANVTIVERL from the coding sequence ATGGCAGCAGAAGCCTACATCGTCGCCGCAACGCGCACAGCCGGTGGCCGTCGCAACGGGCGCGTCAGCGGCTGGCACCCCGCCGACATGTCGGGTCTGGTCATCAACGAGCTGCTCAAGCGCGTCGACGCCGATCCGGCGCTGATCGAAGACGTGATCTGGGGCTGCGTGGGCCAGGCTGGCCAGCAGGCCGTCAACATCGCCCGCAACTCGGTGCTGTCGTCCAACCTGCCGCTGACCGTGCCCGGCACCTCGATCGACCGCCAGTGCGGTTCGTCGCAGCAGGCCTTGCACTTCGCCGCGCAGGCGGTCATGTCGGGCACCATGGACATCGTGATCGCCGGTGGCGTCGAGTCCATGTCGCGTGTGCCCATGGGGTTGGCCTCCATCCTGCCGGCTAAGGAAGGCCTGGGCACCTACACGAGCGAAGCCATGGGCGAGCGCTTTGGCAACGTGAAGTTCAGCCAGTTCACGGGCGCCGAAATGATTGCCAAGAAGCATGGCTTCAGCAAGGACGAGATGGACGCCTTCGCGCTCATCAGCCACAAGCGTGCCAAGGCCGCCACCGAGTCGGGCAAGTTCACCAAGGAAATCCTGCCCATCGACGTGCGCATGGCCGACGGCACCCGCACCGGTGAGCAGCACACGGTCGATGAAGGCATCCGCATGGACGCCACCATCGAGTCCATCGCCGGCGTCAAGCTCATCAGCGAAGACGGTCGCCTGACGGCTGCGACCTCGAGCCAGATCTGCGATGGCGCCTCGGGCGTCATGGTGGTCAACGAGCAAGGCCTGAAGACCCTGGGCGTGAAGCCGCTGGCCCGCATCCACCACATGTCGGTGCTGGGCGATGACCCCGTCATCATGCTGGAAGCGCCCATCCCCGCCACGCAACGCGCGCTGAAGAAAGCCGGTCTGTCGCTGAATGACATCGACCTGTACGAAGTCAACGAAGCCTTCGCCTCGGTGCCCATGGCCTGGGCCAAGGTGCTGGGCGCCGATCCGCAGCGCTTGAACGTCAACGGCGGCGCCATTGCGCTGGGTCACCCGCTGGGTGGCTCGGGCACCAAGCTGATGACCACGCTGGTCCACGCCCTGCACGAGTATGGCAAGCGCTATGGCTTGCAAACCATGTGCGAAGGCGGCGGCATGGCCAACGTCACCATCGTCGAGCGCCTGTAA
- the hemH gene encoding ferrochelatase, whose protein sequence is MPTRDVPEFDPVKSPVIGVLLCNLGTPDAPTPSAVRRYLAEFLSDPRVVEIPAALWKPILHGVILPRRPRQSAEKYGKVWLPEGSPLQVWTEKQALLLRGWLGERGHDRVRVRHAMRYGKPSIADQLTALREQDRCEHILVVSLYPQYSATTTASVIDAVNAWTAEQRDIPELRFANRFFADPGYIRALARRVMEHWQQHGQPDQLVMSFHGIPERNVQRGDPYARECEATAALLAERLALKPNQFKLTYQSRFGRAKWLEPYTQPTIESLARQGARRVDVVCPGFVSDCLETLEEIGLECRDAFLAAGGQEFHQIPCLNDSRAWMAALVGIVEDHLGGWSTRGCAAETRLPQVAPHTASAPLR, encoded by the coding sequence ATGCCCACGCGCGATGTTCCCGAATTCGACCCCGTCAAGTCGCCTGTGATCGGCGTGCTGCTGTGCAACCTCGGCACACCAGACGCCCCGACCCCGTCGGCCGTCCGCCGCTACCTGGCCGAGTTCCTCAGCGACCCGCGCGTGGTGGAAATCCCGGCCGCACTCTGGAAACCCATCCTGCATGGCGTGATCCTGCCGCGCCGCCCCCGGCAATCGGCCGAGAAGTACGGCAAGGTCTGGCTGCCCGAAGGCTCGCCCCTGCAGGTGTGGACCGAAAAACAGGCGCTGCTGCTGCGCGGCTGGCTGGGCGAGCGCGGTCACGACCGCGTGCGCGTGCGCCACGCCATGCGCTATGGCAAGCCCTCCATCGCCGATCAGCTGACCGCGCTGCGCGAGCAGGACCGCTGCGAGCACATCCTGGTGGTGTCGCTCTACCCCCAGTATTCGGCCACCACGACGGCCAGTGTGATCGATGCCGTGAATGCCTGGACGGCTGAGCAGCGCGACATCCCCGAGCTGCGCTTTGCCAACCGCTTCTTCGCCGACCCCGGCTACATCCGGGCACTGGCACGCCGGGTCATGGAGCACTGGCAGCAGCACGGCCAGCCCGACCAGCTGGTGATGAGCTTCCACGGCATTCCCGAGCGCAACGTGCAGCGCGGCGACCCCTATGCGCGCGAGTGCGAGGCCACGGCCGCGCTGCTGGCCGAGCGGCTGGCCCTCAAACCCAACCAGTTCAAGCTCACCTACCAGTCGCGCTTTGGCCGCGCGAAGTGGCTGGAGCCCTACACCCAGCCCACCATCGAATCGCTGGCCCGCCAGGGCGCACGCCGCGTGGACGTGGTGTGCCCCGGGTTCGTCAGCGACTGCCTGGAAACGCTGGAGGAAATCGGACTGGAATGCCGCGACGCCTTCCTGGCCGCCGGTGGCCAGGAGTTCCACCAGATCCCCTGCCTGAACGACAGCCGCGCTTGGATGGCCGCGCTGGTCGGCATCGTCGAAGACCACCTGGGTGGCTGGTCGACCCGGGGCTGCGCCGCCGAGACCCGGTTGCCGCAGGTGGCGCCCCACACGGCATCGGCGCCGCTGCGCTGA
- a CDS encoding HAD-IA family hydrolase → MTRLSFDTRSIRAISLDLDDTLWPVVPTIVRAEEQLRRWLALHAPATATLAGQGSASKAAREAVLARYPDKLHDFSHLRRESIRHLLTLAGDDPALAEPAFDEFFAWRQKVDLYPDALPALQLLAAKYPIVALTNGNADVARVGLSPYFAGAISARQFGMAKPAPAIYAAVAEHVGVPMEAVLHVGDDPELDVAGALAAGQQAAWVNREARDWPMQLATPTLQVRDMTELARLLLA, encoded by the coding sequence ATGACCCGATTGTCTTTCGATACCCGGTCCATTCGTGCAATCAGCCTCGATCTGGACGACACCCTGTGGCCGGTCGTGCCCACCATCGTGCGCGCCGAGGAGCAGCTCCGGCGCTGGCTTGCGCTGCACGCGCCCGCCACGGCCACGCTGGCCGGTCAGGGCAGCGCGTCCAAGGCCGCTCGCGAGGCGGTGCTGGCCCGGTACCCCGACAAGTTGCACGACTTCAGCCACCTGCGCCGCGAGAGCATCCGCCACCTGTTGACCCTGGCCGGCGACGACCCGGCGCTGGCCGAGCCGGCGTTCGACGAGTTCTTCGCCTGGCGTCAAAAGGTGGACCTGTACCCCGATGCCTTGCCTGCGTTGCAATTGCTCGCGGCCAAATACCCCATCGTGGCCTTGACGAATGGCAACGCCGACGTGGCCCGTGTGGGCCTGTCGCCATACTTCGCGGGCGCCATCAGCGCGCGGCAGTTCGGCATGGCCAAGCCGGCGCCCGCCATCTACGCCGCCGTGGCCGAGCATGTGGGTGTGCCCATGGAGGCCGTGCTGCACGTGGGCGATGACCCCGAACTGGACGTGGCCGGCGCCCTGGCCGCGGGCCAGCAGGCCGCCTGGGTCAACCGCGAAGCCCGGGACTGGCCGATGCAGCTCGCCACGCCCACGCTGCAGGTGCGCGACATGACCGAGCTGGCGCGCCTGCTGCTGGCGTGA
- a CDS encoding hydroxysqualene dehydroxylase has protein sequence MHTAPTPDSHSLAAPITPQRLAIVGGGWSGLAAAVRATQAGHHVTVFEAAHHWGGRARTVTLPWPDADGHTRPLALDNGQHILIGAYSATFDLMREVGADPGAAFLRLPLTLRFADGTGLALPDWRHGPLARLPGLDAAWGIATARGWRWADRLSLLRASRRWQAMGFTCPPDWSVARLCQGLTPRLMAEFIEPLCVSALNTLAPDASGQVFLRVLHDSLMGPRQHGVAPSNLMLPRQPLGELWCEQATRWLSERGADLRLGQAVQALEALDATAGPGNPGSAGTGTGTESGSRADADADADAEAEAGAGAGAGAGAGAGAASMRPSHAPAAPHPGAEPALRWRVHTSAPCPPFDQVLLATNAAPAARLLRDTRTSTLARAAATALQTRLQRWCETAEALRYEAISTVYARVADELTSHGGPYHLAHPMLALRNTAQHPAQFVFERDQLHAAPTADHAPPDPATQRHATDVEPNAGLARTLAAAAAPWTRTQALAFVVSASRLDRVTLAQAVAAQAQAELGLRVAVQHVLTDKRATFCCTPGLVRPALHIAPGLLACGDHVAGPYPATLEGAVRTAQAAVGALNGLPAPLARS, from the coding sequence ATGCATACTGCCCCAACACCTGATTCACACAGCCTCGCCGCACCCATCACCCCGCAGCGCCTCGCCATCGTGGGCGGCGGCTGGTCCGGTTTGGCGGCGGCCGTGCGCGCCACCCAGGCCGGCCACCACGTCACCGTGTTCGAGGCCGCGCACCACTGGGGCGGACGCGCCCGCACCGTCACCCTGCCCTGGCCCGATGCCGACGGCCACACCCGGCCGCTGGCGCTGGACAACGGCCAGCACATCCTCATCGGCGCCTACAGCGCCACCTTCGACCTCATGCGCGAGGTGGGCGCCGACCCCGGCGCCGCCTTTCTTCGCCTGCCCTTGACCTTGCGCTTTGCCGACGGCACCGGCCTGGCCCTGCCCGACTGGCGGCACGGCCCGCTGGCGCGCCTGCCCGGTCTGGACGCCGCCTGGGGCATCGCCACGGCCCGGGGCTGGCGCTGGGCCGACCGGCTCAGCCTGCTGCGCGCCTCGCGCCGTTGGCAGGCCATGGGCTTTACCTGCCCGCCCGACTGGAGCGTGGCGCGGCTGTGCCAGGGCCTGACGCCGCGCCTCATGGCCGAATTCATCGAGCCGCTCTGCGTGTCGGCGCTGAACACCCTGGCGCCGGACGCCAGCGGACAGGTGTTCCTGCGGGTGCTGCACGACAGCCTGATGGGGCCGCGACAGCACGGCGTGGCCCCGTCCAACCTCATGCTGCCGCGGCAGCCCCTGGGTGAACTGTGGTGCGAGCAAGCCACCCGCTGGCTGAGCGAACGCGGCGCCGACCTGCGCCTGGGTCAGGCCGTGCAGGCGCTGGAAGCGCTGGATGCCACGGCGGGACCCGGGAACCCAGGATCAGCAGGTACTGGTACTGGTACTGAATCTGGATCGCGTGCTGATGCTGATGCTGATGCTGATGCTGAGGCCGAAGCCGGAGCCGGAGCCGGAGCCGGAGCCGGAGCCGGAGCCGGAGCCGCCAGCATGCGTCCATCCCATGCGCCCGCTGCCCCACACCCTGGCGCCGAACCTGCGCTGCGCTGGCGGGTTCACACCAGCGCGCCCTGCCCACCGTTCGACCAGGTGCTGCTCGCCACCAACGCCGCGCCCGCCGCGCGCCTGCTGCGCGACACGCGCACCAGCACCCTGGCCCGCGCCGCTGCAACCGCCTTGCAGACCCGGCTGCAGCGCTGGTGCGAAACCGCCGAGGCTTTGCGCTACGAGGCCATCAGCACGGTGTATGCCCGGGTTGCCGATGAATTGACATCGCACGGCGGCCCATACCACCTGGCACACCCCATGCTGGCCCTGCGCAACACCGCCCAGCACCCCGCGCAATTCGTGTTCGAGCGCGACCAGCTGCATGCCGCACCCACCGCCGATCACGCACCGCCTGACCCGGCAACACAGCGCCACGCCACCGACGTCGAGCCGAACGCCGGCCTGGCACGCACCTTGGCTGCAGCTGCCGCCCCCTGGACACGCACGCAGGCCCTGGCGTTCGTGGTCAGCGCCAGCCGGCTCGACCGCGTCACGCTGGCCCAGGCCGTCGCGGCCCAGGCCCAGGCCGAGCTGGGCTTGCGCGTGGCCGTGCAGCACGTGCTGACCGACAAGCGCGCCACCTTCTGCTGCACGCCGGGCCTGGTCCGCCCTGCGCTGCACATCGCACCCGGTCTGCTGGCCTGTGGCGACCACGTGGCGGGCCCCTATCCCGCCACGCTGGAAGGCGCCGTGCGCACCGCGCAGGCGGCCGTCGGCGCGCTGAATGGCCTGCCCGCGCCCCTGGCGCGCAGCTGA
- the hpnD gene encoding presqualene diphosphate synthase HpnD, giving the protein MTTPESYVQDKAAKSGSSFYHGFRFLPADRRAAITAFYVFCREVDDVVDEVSDPGVAATKLAWWRSEVGKAFSGQPSHPVMQALMPHAPAFDIRPDHLLAVIEGCEMDLTQTRYLDHAGLQRYCHLVAGVVGEVAARIFGQTDPRTTEYAHRMGQAFQHTNIIRDVGEDALRGRIYLPVSELQQFDVKAHEITNRVYSDRFTALMRFQAERAHRLYDEALALLPEADRLAQKPGLMMASIYRSLLREIESDNFQVLHQRISLSPMRKLWLVWKMQALGRF; this is encoded by the coding sequence ATGACCACACCGGAAAGCTACGTTCAGGACAAGGCCGCGAAGTCGGGCAGCAGCTTCTACCATGGCTTTCGGTTCCTGCCGGCCGACCGCCGCGCCGCCATCACCGCCTTCTACGTGTTCTGCCGCGAAGTCGACGACGTGGTGGACGAGGTCAGCGATCCGGGCGTGGCCGCGACCAAGCTGGCCTGGTGGCGCTCCGAGGTCGGCAAGGCCTTCAGCGGCCAGCCCAGCCACCCCGTGATGCAGGCGCTGATGCCGCATGCCCCCGCCTTCGACATCCGCCCCGACCACCTGCTGGCCGTGATCGAGGGCTGCGAGATGGACCTCACGCAGACGCGCTACCTGGACCACGCCGGTCTGCAACGCTACTGCCACCTGGTGGCCGGCGTGGTGGGCGAGGTGGCCGCGCGCATCTTTGGCCAGACCGATCCCCGCACCACCGAGTACGCCCACCGCATGGGCCAGGCGTTCCAGCACACCAACATCATCCGCGACGTGGGCGAGGACGCGCTGCGCGGCCGCATCTACCTGCCCGTGAGCGAGCTGCAGCAGTTCGACGTCAAGGCGCACGAGATCACCAACCGCGTGTACTCCGACCGCTTCACGGCCTTGATGCGCTTTCAGGCCGAACGGGCCCACCGCCTGTACGACGAGGCCCTGGCGCTGCTGCCCGAGGCCGACCGCCTGGCCCAGAAGCCCGGCCTGATGATGGCCAGCATCTACCGCAGCCTGCTGCGCGAGATCGAGTCCGACAACTTCCAGGTGCTGCACCAGCGCATCAGCCTGAGCCCGATGCGCAAGCTGTGGCTGGTCTGGAAGATGCAAGCGCTGGGGCGGTTTTGA
- a CDS encoding toxin-antitoxin system YwqK family antitoxin, whose product MPFSPSFRCLAGLLLLASLTACTTPEPAPGRLPASRAQPTPTAPVDVAQTRPATNVPAATRDAQGRRIVAHFAAPAGEGPRTTQVDAAGTYRVQLEQLPRGAGWRVQDFFEVSGRPFSDPFVVQDEADFTRQPPQSVDGWLRQYHHGGGRRLVQLFRNGQPEGTASTFYPGNKRKSVVIFRGGQPEGVGTFWHAGGELALKVTFRNGRPADYRGWNEAGETLDALAAQALYEQLRRNE is encoded by the coding sequence ATGCCTTTTTCCCCGTCGTTCCGATGCCTGGCCGGGCTGCTGCTCCTGGCCAGCCTGACCGCCTGCACCACCCCTGAACCCGCGCCCGGCCGCCTGCCGGCCAGCCGCGCCCAGCCCACACCCACCGCACCCGTCGACGTCGCACAGACCCGGCCGGCCACGAACGTGCCCGCCGCCACGCGCGACGCCCAGGGCCGCCGCATCGTCGCCCATTTCGCTGCCCCGGCCGGCGAGGGCCCACGCACGACCCAGGTCGACGCGGCGGGCACCTACCGTGTGCAGCTGGAGCAACTGCCGCGCGGCGCCGGCTGGCGGGTGCAGGACTTCTTCGAGGTCTCGGGCCGGCCGTTCTCCGACCCCTTCGTGGTGCAGGACGAGGCCGACTTCACGCGCCAGCCCCCGCAATCCGTTGACGGCTGGCTGCGCCAATACCACCACGGCGGTGGCCGGCGGCTGGTCCAGCTGTTTCGCAATGGCCAGCCCGAGGGCACGGCCAGCACCTTCTACCCCGGCAACAAGCGCAAGTCGGTGGTGATCTTCCGCGGTGGCCAGCCCGAAGGCGTGGGCACCTTCTGGCATGCGGGAGGCGAGCTCGCGCTCAAGGTGACCTTCCGCAACGGTCGGCCCGCCGACTACCGCGGCTGGAACGAGGCGGGCGAGACGCTGGACGCGCTCGCGGCCCAGGCGCTGTACGAGCAGCTGCGCCGGAACGAGTGA
- a CDS encoding YncE family protein translates to MAIGKWVGVGLACVVGVAGYAVWRQQAVPSVGVERPASPGAGQRAGAAVSGEQGVAHAAPGAAGAREAGSASPAAGVHASASASVGARATVQPGPAAQRAPLPANTPVFVLNSLSGNVSVIDPTTWTEVQRIQTGKEPHHLYLTPDEQSVIVANAGGDSLTFIDPRTAQVQRTLTGILDPYHLRFSPDMKWFVTAANRLNHVDLYRWDGQTPTLVKRIATGKTPSHLWIDSGSRWVWSSMQDSNELVVIDLATQTLTHRVPTGALPADVYVTPDDTTLLLGLTGGSGVEVYDVAGGKAPKLIGTIATGRGAHAFRSAGDGRHVYVSNRVDNTISKIDTQTLKAVATFAAPSGPDCMDVLADGKTIVVGSRWAGKLTVIDAQTRKIVTQVPVGKSPHGVWTLNHVTRQ, encoded by the coding sequence GTGGCAATTGGCAAATGGGTGGGTGTGGGCCTGGCTTGTGTGGTGGGCGTGGCGGGCTATGCCGTGTGGCGGCAACAGGCGGTGCCCTCGGTCGGTGTCGAGCGGCCGGCGTCGCCCGGTGCTGGGCAACGGGCTGGCGCAGCGGTGTCAGGCGAACAGGGCGTGGCGCACGCGGCACCGGGCGCTGCAGGCGCGCGTGAGGCGGGCTCGGCATCGCCTGCAGCCGGCGTCCACGCCAGTGCGAGCGCAAGCGTCGGTGCACGTGCCACGGTGCAGCCCGGCCCGGCGGCGCAGCGGGCGCCGCTGCCGGCCAACACGCCGGTGTTCGTGCTCAACTCGCTGAGCGGCAACGTCAGCGTCATCGACCCCACGACCTGGACCGAGGTGCAGCGCATCCAGACCGGCAAGGAGCCGCACCACCTGTACCTGACGCCCGACGAGCAGTCGGTCATCGTGGCGAACGCGGGCGGCGATTCGCTGACCTTCATCGACCCGCGCACGGCCCAGGTGCAGCGCACGCTGACCGGCATCCTCGACCCCTATCACCTGCGTTTTTCGCCGGACATGAAGTGGTTCGTGACGGCGGCCAACCGCCTCAACCACGTGGACCTGTACCGCTGGGACGGCCAGACGCCGACCCTGGTCAAGCGCATTGCCACGGGCAAGACGCCCAGCCACCTGTGGATCGATTCGGGCAGCCGCTGGGTGTGGTCCAGCATGCAGGACAGCAACGAGCTGGTGGTGATCGACCTGGCGACGCAGACGCTGACGCACCGCGTGCCCACCGGCGCGCTGCCGGCGGACGTGTACGTGACGCCCGACGACACAACCCTGCTGCTGGGCCTGACCGGCGGCAGCGGTGTCGAGGTCTATGACGTGGCCGGCGGCAAGGCGCCCAAGCTGATCGGCACCATCGCCACCGGCCGCGGCGCGCACGCCTTCCGCTCGGCAGGCGATGGCCGCCATGTCTACGTGAGCAACCGCGTGGACAACACCATCAGCAAGATCGACACGCAGACGCTGAAGGCCGTGGCCACGTTCGCGGCGCCGTCCGGTCCCGACTGCATGGACGTGCTGGCCGATGGCAAGACCATCGTCGTGGGCTCACGCTGGGCGGGCAAGCTGACGGTGATCGATGCACAGACGCGGAAAATCGTCACCCAGGTGCCCGTGGGCAAGTCGCCGCACGGGGTGTGGACGCTGAACCACGTCACCCGGCAGTGA
- a CDS encoding polysaccharide deacetylase family protein translates to MAYPACQGGQAGFTPAVRWRSAGLRLAAGLVVAGAASAQPATPSAARAEPQPPCDKPVYLTFDTGHMGVAKLVADLLHKYQIRATFFAANEKTLAGEGSLSPAWQAWWATLAKGGHEFASHTLNHTYWVKDLPGDRPVRFVVRPSQGPFANRSFTWDEKQYCEEITAARDRLKAYTGKEPLALYRAPGGKTSPRLLAAAERCGYKHVGWSPAGFLGDELPSDRYPNDKLLAKALKNIQPGDILLAHLGIWSRQDPWAPAVLEPLIVDLRAKGFCFATLREHPDLRPWLRGKGQ, encoded by the coding sequence ATGGCATACCCTGCCTGTCAAGGCGGGCAGGCCGGGTTCACGCCGGCGGTGCGGTGGCGCTCGGCGGGCCTGCGCCTGGCGGCCGGCCTGGTGGTCGCGGGCGCTGCCTCGGCCCAGCCTGCCACGCCGTCGGCTGCCCGGGCCGAACCCCAGCCGCCTTGCGACAAGCCGGTCTACCTGACCTTTGACACCGGTCACATGGGCGTGGCCAAGCTGGTGGCCGACCTGCTGCACAAGTACCAGATCCGCGCCACCTTCTTCGCCGCCAACGAGAAGACGCTGGCGGGCGAGGGCAGCCTGAGCCCGGCCTGGCAGGCCTGGTGGGCCACCCTGGCCAAGGGCGGGCACGAGTTCGCCTCGCACACCCTGAACCACACCTACTGGGTGAAAGACCTGCCGGGCGACCGGCCGGTGCGTTTCGTGGTGCGGCCCTCGCAAGGCCCGTTCGCCAACCGCAGCTTCACCTGGGACGAGAAGCAGTATTGCGAGGAAATCACGGCTGCGCGTGACCGCCTCAAGGCCTACACCGGCAAGGAACCGCTGGCGCTGTACCGCGCGCCGGGCGGCAAGACCTCGCCCCGCCTGCTGGCTGCCGCCGAGCGTTGCGGCTACAAGCACGTGGGCTGGTCGCCCGCGGGTTTTCTCGGCGACGAGCTGCCCAGCGACCGATACCCCAACGACAAGCTGCTGGCCAAGGCCCTCAAAAACATCCAGCCCGGCGACATCCTGCTGGCGCACCTGGGCATCTGGTCGCGCCAAGACCCCTGGGCGCCCGCCGTGCTCGAGCCGCTCATCGTCGACCTGCGCGCCAAGGGCTTTTGCTTTGCCACGCTGCGCGAGCACCCCGACCTGCGGCCCTGGCTGCGCGGCAAAGGGCAGTGA
- a CDS encoding sterol desaturase family protein has product MQDLFAQLQGWLFETLVQPLAFAVGAGNLLEDGYVATAWLLYGVLQIAVLVAVIGPLQRRWPVEPVQDRAAIRVDVIYTLLHRLGLFKLAMFFTFENWVEQGLGLLRAQGLPTLHIDQLWPGVSDQPLVSFAIYLVVFDAVAWAMHWAQHRWDWWWRLHAVHHSQRQMTMWSDNRNHLVDSVLTDLIVAVLALLIGVAPSQFIALVAVSQLLESLQHANLRWRFGAVGERLLISPSFHRRHHAIWLGHSPQQAAHQLPADTHGEGLYQPIAVDVKTENKAYPYGANFGVLFPWWDMLARTADFTPGFGPTGIDDQVTLGRDYGRGFWAQQWLGLLRLFKVKGV; this is encoded by the coding sequence ATGCAAGACCTGTTTGCCCAGCTGCAAGGCTGGCTGTTTGAAACCCTGGTGCAGCCCCTGGCCTTTGCCGTGGGCGCGGGCAACCTGCTCGAGGACGGCTACGTGGCCACGGCCTGGCTGCTGTATGGCGTGCTGCAGATCGCGGTGCTGGTGGCGGTCATCGGACCGCTGCAGCGGCGCTGGCCGGTCGAGCCCGTGCAGGACCGCGCGGCCATCCGCGTGGACGTGATCTACACGCTGCTGCACCGGCTGGGCTTGTTCAAGCTGGCGATGTTCTTCACCTTTGAAAACTGGGTGGAGCAGGGCCTGGGCCTGCTGCGGGCGCAAGGCCTGCCGACGCTGCACATCGACCAGCTGTGGCCCGGCGTCAGCGACCAGCCGCTGGTGAGCTTTGCCATTTACCTGGTGGTGTTCGATGCCGTGGCCTGGGCCATGCACTGGGCGCAGCACCGCTGGGACTGGTGGTGGCGGCTGCATGCCGTGCACCACTCGCAGCGCCAGATGACCATGTGGAGCGACAACCGCAACCACCTGGTCGACTCGGTCCTCACCGACCTCATCGTGGCCGTGCTGGCGCTGTTGATCGGCGTGGCGCCCTCGCAATTCATCGCGCTGGTGGCGGTGTCGCAGCTGCTGGAAAGCCTGCAGCACGCCAACCTGCGCTGGCGGTTTGGCGCCGTGGGCGAGCGGCTCTTGATCAGCCCCAGCTTCCACCGCCGCCACCACGCCATCTGGCTGGGGCACAGCCCGCAGCAGGCGGCCCATCAGCTGCCGGCAGACACGCATGGTGAGGGGCTGTATCAACCCATTGCCGTTGATGTGAAAACGGAAAACAAGGCATACCCCTATGGGGCGAACTTTGGTGTGCTGTTTCCCTGGTGGGACATGCTGGCGCGCACGGCCGATTTCACGCCCGGCTTCGGCCCCACCGGCATCGATGACCAGGTCACCCTGGGGCGCGACTATGGGCGCGGCTTCTGGGCGCAGCAGTGGCTGGGGCTGCTGCGCCTGTTCAAGGTGAAGGGCGTGTGA